The genomic window AGTGTTTCACTTATTCTGGAACTCACAATGTGATGAGTTATTCACTGCATACATTTATAGTCACTATACTTATTTGCATTCCCGAGTGTTTTTGCACAAGTGGTTCCTTTAACGAAACTTGAATCTACTCACAACTTGAACCTCACTTATTTTCTTTAGCATGCTGCTCTTTCTATTTGTCTAATTGTCATGGATATATTGTCGAATGCTGATCACATACAATATTACATTTTTTAAAGACAGATTACAGAAGTTCTTCTGGAGGAGGAACAGTCATTCTTGATGATTGCAACTTCCATGAGTCAGTACATCTGGACAGTTTTGACATTGACAGAACTTTGACTTTAGTAAGTACTCAAATAAGGCTTTTCTGTCTGTTTGTTTATGTTTTTGCAGAACTTGAGCACTATATTTCGAGTTTAtcactccctccgttccaaattataagtcattctggcTTTTTTAgatatagcttttgctatacatgtagatatacactatgtctagatacatagcttttactatgtatctagaaaaactaaaatgacttataatttggagcgAGGGGAGTacttaagaaaaaaaaatatcgAACTTATATTTACCGTTCAATATTGCATAGATACCGCCTGACGGAGAATTTCCTGTAATGAACTACCGGATGACCCAAGAATTTAAGCCGCCATTTTGTGTAACCGCACTAATTGAAGAAGCTGGACCATCGAGGGTATGGAATGCTTGTCTTGCTATTATGCATTGATGAAAACTATGATTGAATTTGGTGAAACTACAGTTCTTTGATATCTACACAGGCTGAAGTTCTACTGAAAATAAGAGCAGACTTCTCCGCGAATGTCACTGCTAACACAATCACAGTACAAATGCCAGTGCACGCATACACAATGAGGTCAACTGCAGTTATCTATTTATTCCTATGAAGTTAAAAAAAAGTGAAATATTGGCCGATGCTTATATTGTTAGCTAAAGTTCCCTATCATGGGTTACATTGCAGAGCGAGTTTTGAGTTGGAAGCTGGAGCAGTTGGACAGACAACCGATTTCAAGGAAGGATCCAGGAGACTTGAGTGGAATCTAAAGAAGGCAAGTGCCAACAAGGATATGTACATCTTGCATAAGATGATATGCATTTGCAATGTTAACTTAAAACTAATAACCAGTTTTCTGTAGCTTGCTAAACAATTTTAACTTCACACTACAGATTGTTGGTGGTTCTGAGCACACCCTTCGTGCAAAGCTGACATTTTCCCAGGAGTCACATGGTACATGTTTTGTTGGAAGCATTACTTGTACCCTGGCCTGGCAACATCATGTAATTTCCTGTTACGCAACTTGCCCTGACATTCTTCTTTTCTTTGTGAAATGCAGGAAATATCACAAAGGAAGCTGGCCCAGTGAATATGAATTTCACTATACCGATGTACAATGCATCTAAGTTGCAGGCAAGGCCATATACTTTTGTATGGTACATTTGTGGGTTGTATCCATTGGCACTGCAGGGCTTAAGAGTGTTTTTGTTGTCCACTAGAAAAAACTATTTGCCTAATCATTGTATCATGATTAATTATCTTTTAGTGcattttttgtttgttttgccGTGTGCTTTCTGAAACTTGTCTCTACATGGTGCTATACACTTTTAGATATGTAGTTGTTATGATCCTCCAAGGCCTTAATTAATTGCTCAAAAACACTGACACGCAGAATTGTTGCAGAATGTTTCTGATCAACTATGAACTGTATTACTCTCCTGCAGGTCAGGTATCTTCAGATCGCAAAGAAATCGAAGGCATACAACCCTTACAGATGGGTGCGATATGTAACACAAGCTAACTCCTACGTAGCTCGTCTATGAGGAACTCGCATCTGTACACTTGTTTGTTTCCAGTCCATTTTTTGGACAGAGTGGCTTGTGTTTGTAACTTTATATAGG from Miscanthus floridulus cultivar M001 chromosome 11, ASM1932011v1, whole genome shotgun sequence includes these protein-coding regions:
- the LOC136494669 gene encoding AP-4 complex subunit mu-like, which codes for MNYRMTQEFKPPFCVTALIEEAGPSRAEVLLKIRADFSANVTANTITVQMPVHAYTMRASFELEAGAVGQTTDFKEGSRRLEWNLKKIVGGSEHTLRAKLTFSQESHGNITKEAGPVNMNFTIPMYNASKLQVRYLQIAKKSKAYNPYRWVRYVTQANSYVARL